A window of Synergistaceae bacterium genomic DNA:
TCAGCACGCAGAGGCAGTTCAAGTATGTATTTTTTTTCGTTGATCTCGATAATTTCCTTGCCTTCCTCATATATTGTGCCGATTCCGGCCGGGGTAAGAAAACCGCCAAGACCTGCTCCTCCTGCCCTTATCCTCTCAACATATGTCCCCATAGGTATCAGCTCTATTTTTATCTCTTTGCTGGCGCAGAGTTCCTGTGCGCGTCTGTTCAGCCCGATGTGGGATGCGATCATAGATCTTATCCTGTTCTTGACTATAAGCTTTGCAACTCCG
This region includes:
- a CDS encoding 3-oxoacid CoA-transferase subunit A codes for the protein GVAKLIVKNRIRSMIASHIGLNRRAQELCASKEIKIELIPMGTYVERIRAGGAGLGGFLTPAGIGTIYEEGKEIIEINEKKYILELPLRADVAFIRAYKADAAGNLIYYGTGRNFNPTIAMAADIVIAEVDEVLPIGEIDPNNVVTPGIFIDSLVLKGDDPYAART